One region of Oncorhynchus masou masou isolate Uvic2021 unplaced genomic scaffold, UVic_Omas_1.1 unplaced_scaffold_1610, whole genome shotgun sequence genomic DNA includes:
- the LOC135531505 gene encoding calpain-2 catalytic subunit-like, translating to VNGCYEALSGGSTTEGFEDFTGGIAEVHELRNAGPKLFKIIRKALSRGSLLGCSIDISNLADSEAITSSKLVRGHAYSLTGAELVSYRGDSLQLVSNPWGQVEWTGAWSDGATEWCSGLRHCISVLAMSLQTPWMSFSDFLSQYSRLEICNLTPDTLSEDENQNWALNKFEGAWRKGSTAGEWTVPKELLLVITKPCITKPRITKPRITKPRITKPRITKPRITKPRITKPRITKPRITKPRITKPRITKPRITKPRITKPRITKPRITKPCITKPCITKPCITKPRITKPCITKPRITKPVSPSPVSPKLQ from the exons ggtgaaTGGATGCTATGAGGCTCTCTCCGGAGGCTCCACCACTGAGGGCTTTGAGGACTTCACTGGGGGCATCGCTGAGGTCCATGAATTGAGGAACGCTGGACCAAAACTCTTCAAGATCATCAGGAAAGCTCTGAGCAGAGGCTCCCTGCTTGGCTGCTCGATCgat ATCAGTAACTTAGCTGACTCTGAGGCCATCACGTCCAGTAAGCTAGTTAGGGGTCACGCCTACTCTCTGACTGGAGCAGAACTG GTGTCGTACAGAGGAGACTCCCTGCAGCTGGTCAGTAACCCCTGGGGACAGGTGGAGTGGACCGGAGCCTGGAGCGA CGGGGCtaccgagtggtgcagcggtctaaggcactgcatctcagtgctagcgatgtcactacagacaccctg GATGTCATTCTCAGATTTCCTCAGTCAGTACTCTCGTCTGGAGATCTGTAACCTTACCCCGGACACCCTCTCAGAAGATGAGAACCAGAATTGGGCTCTTAACAAGTTTGAAGGCGCCTGGAGGAAAGGTTCCACAGCAGGGGAATGGACG GTGCCAAAGGAG CTGCTCCTAGTTATCACCAAGCCCTGTATCACCAAGCCCCGTATCACCAAGCCCCGTATCACCAAGCCCCGCATCACCAAGCCCCGCATCACCAAGCCCCGCATCACCAAGCCCCGTATCACCAAGCCCCGTATCACCAAGCCCCGTATCACCAAGCCCCGTATCACCAAGCCCCGCATCACCAAGCCCCGCATCACCAAGCCCCGCATCACCAAGCCCCGTATCACCAAGCCCCGTATCACCAAGCCCTGCATCACCAAGCCCTGCATCACCAAGCCCTGCATCACCAAGCCCCGTATCACCAAGCCCTGTATCACCAAGCCACGTATCACCAAGCCTGTATCACCAAGCCCCGTATCACCaaaactacaatag